A stretch of the Musa acuminata AAA Group cultivar baxijiao unplaced genomic scaffold, Cavendish_Baxijiao_AAA HiC_scaffold_762, whole genome shotgun sequence genome encodes the following:
- the LOC135663814 gene encoding DNA-directed RNA polymerase subunit beta codes for MLRNDGNEGMSTIPGFSQIQFEGFCRFINEGLTEEFHKFPKIEDTDQEIEFKLFVERYQLVEPLINERDAVYESLTYSSELYVPAGLIWKTGRDMQEQTVFIGNIPLMNSLGTFIVNGIYRIVINQILQSPGIYYRSELDHNGISVYTSTIISDWGGRSELEIDRKARIWARVSRKQKISILILSSAMGSNLREILDNVCYPEIFLSFPNDKEKKKIGSKENAILEFYQQFACVGGDPVFSESLCKELQKKFFQQRCELGRIGRRNMNRRLNLDIPQNNTFLLPRDVLAAADHLIGIKFGMGTLDDMNHLKNKRIRSIADLLQDQFGLALVRLENAVRGTICGAIRHKLIPTPQNLVTSTSLTTTYESFFGLHPLSQVLDRTNPLTQIVHGRKLSYLGPGGLTGRTASFRIRDIHPSHYGRICPIDTSEGINVGLIGSLAIHVRIGHWGSIESPFYEISERSKEAQIVYLSPNRDEYYMVAAGNSLALNRGIQEEQVVPARYRQEFLTIAWEQIHLRSIFPFQYFSIGASLIPFIEHNDANRALMSSNMQRQAVPLSQSERCIVGTGLERQTALDSGVSAIAEHEGKIIYTDPHKIILSSNGDTTISISIPLVIYQRSNKNTCMHQKPQVPRGKCIKKGQILADGAATVGGELALGKNVLVAYMPWEGYNSEDAVLISERLVYEDIYTSFHIRKYEIQTHVTSQGPERITKEIPHLEAHLLRNLDRNGVVMLGSWVETGDILVGKLTPQTANESSYAPEDRLLRAILGIQVSTAKETSLKLPIGGRGRVIDVRWIRKKGGSCYNSEMIRVYISQKREIKVGDKVAGRHGNKGIISKILPRQDMPYLQDGTPVDMVFNPLGVPSRMNVGQIFECSLGLAGDLLKRHYRIAPFDERYEQEASRKLVFSELYEASKQTKNPWVFEPEYPGKSRIFDGRTGNPFEQPVLIGKSYILKLIHQVDDKIHGRSSGHYALVTQQPLRGRAKQGGQRVGEMEVWALEGFGVAHILQEMLTYKSDHIRARQEVLGATIIGGRVSNPEDAPESFRLLVRELRSLALELNHFLVSEKNFQINRKEA; via the coding sequence atgctccggaatgatggaaatgagggaatgtccacaatacctggatttagtcagatccaatttgagggattttgtaggttcattaatgagggcttgacggaagaatttcataagtttccaaaaattgaagatacagatcaagaaattgaatttaaattatttgtggaaagatatcaattggtagaacccttgataaacgaaagagatgctgtgtatgaatcactcacatattcttctgaattatatgtacccgcgggattaatttggaaaaccggtagagatatgcaagaacaaaccgtttttattggaaacattcccctaatgaattccctgggaacctttatagtaaatggaatatacagaattgtgatcaatcaaatattgcaaagtcctggtatttactaccgttcagaattggaccataacggaatttctgtctataccagcacaataatatcagattggggaggaagatcggaattagaaattgatagaaaagcaaggatatgggcccgtgtaagtaggaaacaaaaaatatctattctaattctatcatcagctatgggttcgaatctaagagaaattctagataatgtttgttaccctgaaattttcttgtctttcccgaatgataaggagaaaaaaaagattgggtcaaaagaaaatgctattttgGAATTTTATCAACAATTTGCTTGTGTAGGCGGGGATCCGGTATTTTCTGAGTCTTTATGTAAAGAATTACAAAAGAAATTTTTTCAACAAAGATGTGAATtaggaaggattggtcgacgaaaTATGAACCGGAGACTGAATCTTGATATACCTCAGAACAATACATTTTTATTACCACGAGATGTATTGGCTGCTGCGGATCATTTGATCGGAATTAAATTTGGAATGGGTACACTTGACGATATGAATCACTTGAAAAATAAACGGATTCGTTCTATAGCGGATCTGTTACAGGATCAATTCGGACTGGCTCTTGTTCGTTTAGAAAATGCGGTTCGAGGAACTATATGTGGAGCAATTCGGCATAAATTGATACCGACTCCTCAAAATTTGGTAACTTCAACTTCATTAACAACCACTTATGAATCGTTTTTTGGCCTACATCCTTTATCTCAAGTTTTGGATCGAACTAATCCATTGACACAAATCGTTCATGGGCGAAAATTGAGTTATTTGGGTCCTGGAGGATTGACGGGGCGAACTGCTAGTTTTCGGATACGAGATATTCATCCTAGCCACTATGGACGTATTTGTCCAATTGACACGTCCGAAGGAATCAATGTTGGACTTATTGGATCCTTAGCCATTCATGTGAGGATTGGCCATTGGGGATCTATAGAGAGTCCATTTTATGAAATATCTGAAAGATCAAAAGAGGCACAGATAGTTTATTTATCACCAAATAGAGATGAATATTATATGGTAGCAGCGGGAAATTCTTTGGCCTTGAATCGGGGTATTCAGGAAGAACAGGTTGTTCCAGCCCGATACCGTCAAGAGTTCCTGACTATTGCATGGGAACAGATTCATCTTAGAAGTATTTTTCCCTTCCAATATTTTTCTATTGGAGCTTCCCTCATTCCTTTTATCGAGCATAATGATGCGAATCGGGCTTTAATGAGTTCTAATATGCAGCGCCAAGCAGTTCCGCTTTCTCAGTCCGAGAGGTGCATTGTTGGAACTGGACTGGAACGCCAAACGGCTCTGGATTCGGGGGTTTCCGCTATAGCCGAACACGAGGGAAAGATCATTTATACTGACCCTCACAAGATCATTTTATCAAGTAATGGGGACACTACTATAAGTATAAGTATTCCATTAGTTATCTATCAACGTTCCAACAAAAATACTTGTATGCATCAAAAACCTCAGGTTCCGCGGGGTAAATGCattaaaaaaggacaaattttagCGGACGGTGCGGCTACAGTTGGGGGGGAACTTGCTTTAGGAAAAAACGTATTAGTAGCTTATATGCCATGGGAGGGTTACAATTCTGAAGACGCAGTACTAATTAGCGAACGTCTGGTATATGAAGATATTTATACTTCTTTTCACATCCGGAAATATGAAATTCAGACTCATGTGACAAGCCAAGGACCTGAAAGAATCACTAAGGAAATACCACATCTAGAGGCTCATTTACTCCGCAATTTAGACAGAAATGGAGTTGTGATGCTGGGATCTTGggtagaaacaggtgatattttaGTAGGTAAATTAACACCTCAGACAGCAAACGAATCGTCGTATGCTCCAGAGGATAGATTATTACGAGCCATACTTGGAATTCAGGTATCCACTGCAAAAGAAACTTCTCTAAAACTACCTATAGGCGGAAGAGGTCGCGTTATTGATGTGAGATGGATCCGGAAAAAGGGGGGTTCCTGTTATAATTCAGAAATGATTCGTGTATATATTTCACAGAAACGTGAAATCAAAGTAGGTGATAAAGTAGCTGGAAGACATGGGAATAAGGgtatcatttcaaaaattttgcCTAGACAAGATATGCCCTATTTGCAAGATGGAACACCTGTTGATATGGTCTTCAACCCATTAGGAGTACCATCACGAATGAATGTGGGACAGATATTTGAATGCTCGCTCGGGTTAGCGGGGGATCTGCTAAAGAGACATTATAGAATAGCACCTTTTGATGAGAGATATGAGCAAGAGGCTTCGAGAAAACTAGTGTTTTCCGAATTATATGAAGCCAGTAAGCAAACAAAAAATCCATGGGTATTTGAACCCGAATATCCGGGAAAAAGCAGAATATTTGATGGAAGAACAGGAAATCCTTTTGAACAACCTGTTCTAATAGGAAAgtcctatattttaaaattaattcatcAAGTTGATGATAAAATCCATGGACGTTCTAGTGGACATTACGCACTTGTTACACAACAACCCCTTAGAGGAAGGGCGAAGCAAGGGGGACAACGAGTAGGGGAAATGGAAGTTTGGGCTCTAGAGGGATTTGGTGTTGCTCATATTTTACAAGAGATGCTTACTTATAAATCTGATCATATTAGAGCTCGTCAAGAAGTACTTGGTGCTACgatcattggaggaagagtatctAACCCAGAAGATGCTCCAGAATCTTTTCGATTGCTCGTTCGAGAACTACGATCTTTAGCTCTAGAACTGAATCATTTCCTTGTATCTGAGAAGAACTTCCAGATTAATAGGAAGGAAGCTTGA